The nucleotide window ACAAAGTTATATCCCGATCAGTCGTTCTAAAATTTAGGTTCCTCTTCACCCTATCCGTATTCTTGAATTCATCTAAATTTATAATAATAATATCTCGCATTTCTTCTTCATCGCTTAATTTCACATCTTTTAAAAAACTATCTACTGTTCTTGTTAGGTACATTTTCGTCATCATTGGCAACACATCTTGCAAATGCACTGGAAATCAACCCCTTTTACTTCCACGGTAATTTATTACTATTATACTATGCACACAGAAAAAAGAAACCCCGTCGAATCTTGATAGACTCGACGAAGGTTTCATTGTTTCAGAGACTTTTATTTAAACATTCACTTTACTCATGGAAATACCACATGCTTTAGCTACGCCTTCACCATATGCAGGGTCGGCTTTATAGCAGTTGCCGATGTGTCGGAGCTTAATGAATTCCGGTGCATCTGAAATATCACGGGCAGTATTGGCAAATAATAATTCTTTTTGTTCATCGCTCATAAGATTGAACAATTTACCTGGTTGCTCGTAATAATTATCATCATCTTCCCTGAAGTTATACGCGTATGCATCGCCGCTGATTTCCAAAGGTTCTTCTTTGCGTTCCGGCGTTTCTTCCCATTCATCGTAACTGTTCGGTTCATAAGCAATTCTACTTCCATAATTACCGTCGACTCGCATAGCACCGTCGCGATGATAGCTGTGAGCCGGGCATTTCGGTGCGTTAACCGGGATTTGATGATGGTTTACACCTAAACGGTAACGTTGCGCATCTCCATAGGAAAACAAGCGTCCTTGTAACATTTTATCCGGAGAATAGCCAATACCGGGAACAATATTTGTAGGCGCAAAAGCAGCTTGCTCTACTTCCGCAAAGTAGTTTTCCGGATTGCGATTGAGCACGAATTCCCCAACCGGAATCAATGGAAAATCTTTCTTATACCATACTTTTGTAAGGTCAAACGGATTGTAAGGCATGTTTTTAGCTTCTTCTTCCGTCATGACCTGAATGTAGAGCTTCCATTTCGGATAATCGCCATTGTCGATGCTCTCCAGTAAATCTTTTTGGTTACTCTCACGGTCTTTCCCTATCGTTTCTTCTGCTTCCTGATCGGTTAAATTCTCAATGCCTTGTTGCGACCTGAAATGGAACTTCACCCATACTCTTTCATTGTCAGCGTTAATCATACTGTACGCATGGCTTCCAAATCCGTGCATATGACGGAATGATTTAGGGACGCCACGGTCACTCATGACAATCGTCACTTGATGGAGTGCCTCCGGTAATGAGCTCCAGAAATCCCATTTGTTTCGATCGCTTCGTTGATTAGTGTATGGGTCACGC belongs to Salicibibacter cibi and includes:
- a CDS encoding catalase, which gives rise to MSENENKNNENRKLTTAFGNPVPDNQNVQTAGPRGPMLMQDFWFLEKMANFDREVIPERRMHAKGSGAHGTFTVTHDITKYTKADIFSEVGKQTDMFARFSTVAGERGAADDERDIRGFALKFYTDEGIWDLVGNNTPVFFHRDPIKFPDLNHAVKRDPYTNQRSDRNKWDFWSSLPEALHQVTIVMSDRGVPKSFRHMHGFGSHAYSMINADNERVWVKFHFRSQQGIENLTDQEAEETIGKDRESNQKDLLESIDNGDYPKWKLYIQVMTEEEAKNMPYNPFDLTKVWYKKDFPLIPVGEFVLNRNPENYFAEVEQAAFAPTNIVPGIGYSPDKMLQGRLFSYGDAQRYRLGVNHHQIPVNAPKCPAHSYHRDGAMRVDGNYGSRIAYEPNSYDEWEETPERKEEPLEISGDAYAYNFREDDDNYYEQPGKLFNLMSDEQKELLFANTARDISDAPEFIKLRHIGNCYKADPAYGEGVAKACGISMSKVNV